In Thermoanaerobaculum aquaticum, the genomic stretch GGGGAGTTCCGAGCCGGTATAAATGCACTTTTGGTTGAGGTTGTAAATGGTCCGGTACTTAGCCGTGAATAGCCGCGGCTCCAAGCCCTTCACTTCCCCGGTGGTGGCATCCACGTAAAAGATGTCCAAATGGGGGTTGCCTTGGTAGGAGTAGTAAACCAGCACCGGCAAAGCCAGGTATGGCACCGTGTCCCGGGCGTAAATCACCGGCGCACCCACTTCCACCACCCCTTCCGGCATCCCGCCGTCCGCTTCCACCCGGGCCGTAGCTGCTGCAATGGCCTCTCGCTCCGAAAGACGGGGTGAAACCTCCAGGTCCAGATCAGGCACAAACTGACCGTTTACCCCCAACACCTGCTGGGAATCCAGGTGCACGATGAGGTCCCCTCCCACCACCGGCACACCGCGGTAGGTTTGCTGCAACCGCACGTGCTCCTGGCCCAGCTCGTCCCGCTCCACCACCCGCGGGGTGAAGTTGTCCTCAGCCTGGAGACGGAAAAGCGGACCCAGCTCATGAACGGCCAAGAGCGCGGCTCCTTCCGCTTGCGGGGCCAAACGGGCTTTCCCCGGACGCCAAAGCTCCCGGGGCACACCCCTCTCGCTTAAGCTCAGCTCCGCGCCCTCAGGCAGGGCCTGGAGCGCTTGCTCCTGGAGCGCCCAACGGTCCTGGGACGAAGCGGCCCAAAGGGTTCCCGTCCCAAGACCCAAAACCAGCATCGCTACTGCCATCCTCCTCATGGTTCCTCCCTCCTCCCCCTGTTGGGGAAGCTTGAATTGGCAAATCAAAGGCAGAAACGGCTTCAAGCCCTTCACCTCCTGGTGCTGGGGCCTTTTTTACCCGGAGGCCCAGGGAGGGGGAAGGCGTTTTTTTCCGAGAAAGGTCAGGGAAACGTCAGGTTTTCATGACAAAGGCGCCCCGGTGGTGGCGCAAGCGCGGGAAAAAGCCAGAAAGCTCCACCGCCACCACGTCAAAGCGGCAAGGGGGCAGAGGGCCCCGGCGCTGGGAAAGGTACGCCTTGGCGACCCGCGCGAGCTGCGCTTGCTTGCCCAAGGAAACGGCCTCTTCCGGCAACCCCACCTGCCGGGAGGTCCGGGTTTTCACCTCCACGAAGACCAGAAGCTCGCGCCGGCGCATCACCAAATCCAGCTCCCCCAGGGTGCAACGCCAGTTGCGAGCTTCCAGGCGGTAGCCTTTGAGCCAAAGCCACAGGAGCGCCAGGGTTTCCCCCCAGCGGGCAAGCCGCAGGTGCCGGCCTTTGTGGGAACTCGAAGGAAGCGCCTTAGCTTTCACCTAAAGCCTGGGCCGCCAACTGCACCACATCGAGGGTCTTAGCTTGCTCCCTTCCCAGCTCCCCCTGGGCGTTGCCGATCATGATGGCGCAGAAGGGGCAGGCCACCGCCACATCCTGGCAACCGGACCCCTCCAGCTGCTGCAGGCGGGTTTGGTTGATGCGGCTGCCCAGCTTTTCCTCCAGCCACATGCGGCCACCACCGGCCCCACAGCACATGGACTTTTCCCGGGAAAGAGGGGCTTCCTTCAGCTGCAAACCGGGGATGGCCGCCAAAACCTCCCGGGGGGCGTCAAACTCCCGGTTGGTGCGGCCCAAATAGCAGGGATCGTGGAAGGTGAGTTCCTGGTGGAGCTCCTTGGTAAGCTTGAGCCTTCCTTCCCGCAAAAGCTGGGCCAGCAGCTGTGTGCCGTGGACCACCTCGTACTGGCCGCCAAAATCGGGATACTCGTTTTTCAACGTGTGCAAGCAGTGCGGGCAGTTGGTGACGATCTTTTTCACGCCGTAGCGGTTGAGGGTTTCCACGTTGGCCTGGGCCAGCATTTGGAACAGGTACTCGTTTCCCAAACGACGGGCCGCATCCCCGGTGCAGGTTTCCTCGGGTCCCAAAATGGCAAACTTGACCCCCGCAGCCTTGAGGAGCCTGGCCAGCGCTACCGAGGTGCGCTTGCCCTGGTCGTCAAAGGAGCCGGCGCACCCTACCCAGAACAGGTACTCGAACTCACCAGCTTCGCTGGCCAGGGGCACATCCAGGCCCCTGGCCCAATCCGCCCGGCTGTCCGCCGGCAGCTGCCAGGGGTTGCCTGCGGTTTCCATGCCGCGGAAGGCCGGCTCGGCTTCCGGGGGGAACTCCGCCTTTTCCAGCACCAGGTGCCGGCGCATTTCCACGATCTTGTCGGTGTAGGAGATGAAAAGCGGGCAGGCCTCCTCGCACCAGCGGCAGGTGGTACAGGCCCAAACCGTTTCCGGGTTAATCACCGGCCCCGCCAGGTCTGAAAGTTCGCCCTTCTTCCCACTTAGGATGAGCCCGCTGTTGGCGGTGAGGTGATCCCGCAGGTCAATGGTGAAATCTCTGGGGATGAGGGGCTTGCCGGTAATGGTGGTGGGGCAAACCACCGTGCAGCGGCCGCACTCGGTGCAGGTGTAAAGGTCCAAGAGCTGCTTCCACGTGAAGTCGGTGACCTTGGCGGCCCCCAGAGTAGTGCCTTCTTCGATGTTTTCCAAATCCATCTTGGTGAGCTTGCCGGGTTGCTCCAGGGGCCGCAAAAGCACGTTGGGAAGCGAAAGGTACACGTGAAAGTGCTTGGAATACGGGAGGTAATTGGCAAAAACGAAGAGCACCAACACGTGGAGCCACCAGGAAACGGCATACACGGCATCGAGCGTCCCTGCCGCCGAACCCGCAAACCACCCGGCTACGAACTTGGAAACCACCGCGCCCTGAAAGCCTTCCGCAGCTCCCGCAGCCAGGCGCGGCGCATCCATGGTGATGTCGGTGATCATGAGGGTAGCGATCATGCCCAAGATGAACCAGGCGTCGGCCGAATACTCCAGGCGCGCCGGGCGGGTCACTGCCCGGCGGAACATGGCCACGCCCACCCCCAAGAGCACCAAAACCGCAAACACATCCTTGGTAAAGCCGTAAACGGTGCCAAAGCCTCCGGAAAGGAAGGGAAGCCCATGGCCGCCGGTGATGCCTTCATAGACGAGGGCCAAGGAGCGCAAAAGGAACACGCAAAAGCCCCAGAAGATCAGCGCGTGCATAACCCCCGGCACAGGATCGGAAAACATGCGCTTTTGACCCAGCACGTACACCACCACGTCCCAAATCCTGCGACCCCATTGCCCCAACACCACCCCACGCCGCCCGGCAGCCACCAACTTCAAGCGCCGGGTGAGCGAATAGGCCACCCCGGCAGCGGCAAGCAAAAGCAACAACCAAAAAAGCCACAAACCTAACCCAGAACCCGGAAAAAGCTGCGTGGCGTGGTGCATAGCCCCTCCCTTCCCGGCAATTATGCCAAAGAAAGGGATGTTTGCCACAGAACTCTTATCAAGGTGAGGCTCTTCGTTGGACGAGACCTCCAAAGGCTCGGAAGCAAAAGCCTGTGGGGATTTTTTAGTGCGAAACCGCTCTGTTACAATGGCTCGGCGGTGGTTTATCGCCGGCGTTAGCCGATCTTTCACAGAGCACGCCGCGGGCGTGAGCGTCAGGCCAGAAGGCCGGCACCAGCAGAGCGGGAAGAAGCCCGGCGAGTACAGGTGAGCGCTTGGGGGAAGCATGGAGAAGGGGGAAGCATGAGCGGAAAGGTCAAGGTACTGCCCACGTCGCGGATTGGCGTTGGCCCGCTTGCCGACATGGCCGAGCAATTCCGTTCCTTCCTTCCCGGTTGGGAGGACACCCGCCCCACCTCGGAAAAGAGCCGGCAGCCCTCCGATTTGCGCTGGGATTTGGAGCACTTAGCCCAGCACGACGCCGATGGCCTGCTGGTCGCCAGCCTGGGCTCCGAGGTTGTGGGCTTCGTGGCCAGCTTCGTCCGCTCCCGTTGGCTCTTAATTTCTCAGCTCTGGGTCCTACCGGAGTACCTTAAAGCCGGTGCCGCCGAGGCACTCCTCCGTCGTGCTTTGCTTTTCGGCGAGCGCTCGGGAACTACAAAAGCGGCCTTCCACGCCCTGACACCCTGGCAAATTGCACTGGGCCTGGGTTTTGGTCTTTCGCCGGCGTTTCCCCTTTTGCGCCTGGTGATTCCCGTGGACAAAGCCCTGCCTTTGGCGCATCAACTGGCCAAGCTGCAACCGGGTGCCGAGGTCACCGCCGAAGCGGTGGGGCGCCGCGCGTACTTTGCCGACCTGGAGCGGTTGGATCGGCTGGTCCGGGGCTTTGCCCGCCCCATGGACCACGAGTACTGGCTCTTTTCCCGAAACCTGCGGCTGGCCGTGGTGCGGGAAGGCGAAAGGATCATGGCTTACGCCTACGGGGGCCCCGGTCAGTGCGGGCCGGTGGTGGGAGCCACCGAGGAAGCCTCCCTTTCGGCCTTCGGTTGGGCCTTGCAGCTCGCCGCTGGTTCGGTGGCTGAAAAGGCCGAAAACGCCTCGGTAGCCTGTCTTGTGCCCACAGCCTTTGCCCGGGTTTTTGATCACCTCCTCGAGGCCCAGCCGGAATTCACCGCCACCTCCTTTTGGCTGGCCAACGAAAACCCCCGGGCCGGGTACTTCGTGCCGGCAAGCTTTAGCTTGTTGTAAACCGCAGGCGCTACAAGCCCAAAGCGGCCAGTTCGGTGCTTTTCCCCCGAAACCCCACGCTGCACCTTTCGTGATCCACCACCACCGGCACCGCTCGCTCAAAGGTCCAGCGGGCCAGCTCTCCGATCCTTTCTGGCTCGCGGCTCAGGTTCACCGCCACAAAGGAAACCCGCCGCTTTTGGAGATCGGCGAGCAAAAGCTCGCAAAAGGGACAACCATCGGCCACGTAAACCAGGATCAACTTTTTGGCCCTCTTCGGTAGATGCGTCCCCCGTTTCCGCTCACGTCTCTAATACCTCTAACGTGTAACGATCCCCAAGAGTTGCAGCGAAGGTAAACGACCGACCCCTGTTCATGCCTGTACCTCGTTGCCACCATCCTCAATAGTATCGTGAAACCGGATGGAGAGAACGCCACCAAGCACAATAGCCGAACCGACGAGCAGCAGCACATACAGCGGGGCAGAGAACCCAAAGATAAAAAACCATGCATAGGTGGACACGATGAGCGCAATGGTGCTGCCCCACGACCACCTGAATTCGTTCAAGTACCCGAACAGCCGCATAGTCACGGCCTCGAAGATCCCAAGCAATGGGTTCACCATATGGAAGGCTAACATCATGAAAAACGCTGTGATACCGTCGTAAAGAAACCAGAGTGCCCGTGCCGTATTACTCCCTGGCCTTGAGGTTGAAAAGCCCACAGCAAGAGTCAGACACGCAAGGCTGCCTTTTTCTACTTCATACCCGTTAAGCTTAAGCAGGAGGTACAAAAGCGCGTAGCACAGCAGCGCCACAACGGCAATACCGTAAAATGACCTCAGTATTCTTGTCAGTGTCTGCATCTTAATCTTTCTCCCCAAAGATTTGACCAGACCCCGCCTCAGTTTTAGATTTTGTGTTCACCGTAAACCTACATGCAACGAAAGGTCGCTAGACCCACGCCCCTGTCCTTGGCGTCGCGTATTTTGCCATAAAGAAACCCGGGGCGGGCTCCGCAACTGCCGCGCCGGGGCATTCGTTTGCGTGAATCATCCAGCAAATCCTATCTTGGCGAGCTACAAAAATAAAGGCCTATGCCGACATTTCCGGTCAAGCACCCAATTCGATGGTCCCATCATCAAGGTCGAGAAGAAAGCTTAACCCAGCCCAGCTACTCATCCCAGGGTACGTCCACCGGCTCCAGCTCAGAAAGCACGTGGGGCTTTTCCCGCCAGCCGGGGTGGGCCTTCACCCGCAGGTCCAGGTACAACCTTACCCCCAGGATCTTCTCAATGCGCTCCCGGGCCGCTTGACCCACGGCTTTGATCATGCGGCCGCCGCGGCCCACGACGATGGCCTTTTGGCTCTCCCGCTCCACCAAGATGTCGGCCCACACCTTCAGGAGGGGAATCTCGCCCGGGCGCTCTTCTTCCTCCATGTGCCGAACCAAAACAGCAGTGGTAAAGGGCAGTTCCGCTTCCACCCGCTCCAGGAGCGCTTCGCGGATAAGCTCGGCAATGAAGAAGCGCTCGCTCTGGGTGGTGGTGGCGTCCGCCGGCAGCAGCGGCTCACCCTCGGGGAGCAGGGCAAAAAGATGCATGAGGAGGA encodes the following:
- a CDS encoding YraN family protein; this encodes MKAKALPSSSHKGRHLRLARWGETLALLWLWLKGYRLEARNWRCTLGELDLVMRRRELLVFVEVKTRTSRQVGLPEEAVSLGKQAQLARVAKAYLSQRRGPLPPCRFDVVAVELSGFFPRLRHHRGAFVMKT
- a CDS encoding (Fe-S)-binding protein → MHHATQLFPGSGLGLWLFWLLLLLAAAGVAYSLTRRLKLVAAGRRGVVLGQWGRRIWDVVVYVLGQKRMFSDPVPGVMHALIFWGFCVFLLRSLALVYEGITGGHGLPFLSGGFGTVYGFTKDVFAVLVLLGVGVAMFRRAVTRPARLEYSADAWFILGMIATLMITDITMDAPRLAAGAAEGFQGAVVSKFVAGWFAGSAAGTLDAVYAVSWWLHVLVLFVFANYLPYSKHFHVYLSLPNVLLRPLEQPGKLTKMDLENIEEGTTLGAAKVTDFTWKQLLDLYTCTECGRCTVVCPTTITGKPLIPRDFTIDLRDHLTANSGLILSGKKGELSDLAGPVINPETVWACTTCRWCEEACPLFISYTDKIVEMRRHLVLEKAEFPPEAEPAFRGMETAGNPWQLPADSRADWARGLDVPLASEAGEFEYLFWVGCAGSFDDQGKRTSVALARLLKAAGVKFAILGPEETCTGDAARRLGNEYLFQMLAQANVETLNRYGVKKIVTNCPHCLHTLKNEYPDFGGQYEVVHGTQLLAQLLREGRLKLTKELHQELTFHDPCYLGRTNREFDAPREVLAAIPGLQLKEAPLSREKSMCCGAGGGRMWLEEKLGSRINQTRLQQLEGSGCQDVAVACPFCAIMIGNAQGELGREQAKTLDVVQLAAQALGES
- a CDS encoding glutaredoxin family protein, coding for MILVYVADGCPFCELLLADLQKRRVSFVAVNLSREPERIGELARWTFERAVPVVVDHERCSVGFRGKSTELAALGL
- a CDS encoding GNAT family N-acetyltransferase, which produces MSGKVKVLPTSRIGVGPLADMAEQFRSFLPGWEDTRPTSEKSRQPSDLRWDLEHLAQHDADGLLVASLGSEVVGFVASFVRSRWLLISQLWVLPEYLKAGAAEALLRRALLFGERSGTTKAAFHALTPWQIALGLGFGLSPAFPLLRLVIPVDKALPLAHQLAKLQPGAEVTAEAVGRRAYFADLERLDRLVRGFARPMDHEYWLFSRNLRLAVVREGERIMAYAYGGPGQCGPVVGATEEASLSAFGWALQLAAGSVAEKAENASVACLVPTAFARVFDHLLEAQPEFTATSFWLANENPRAGYFVPASFSLL